The Paenibacillus sophorae genome has a segment encoding these proteins:
- a CDS encoding YybH family protein, which produces MEDIRKVIESNNQLFVQAVQQKNAAGITDLYTKQAILIPSGSANIQGSEAIHSFWVTVLNSGLTDLALESKEIQAGGEDQVRESGIAHLTLQNGEEEIHPTSGYVVLWRFEDGAWKIDIDIMF; this is translated from the coding sequence ATGGAAGACATTCGTAAGGTCATAGAATCTAACAACCAATTGTTTGTACAAGCGGTTCAGCAAAAAAACGCCGCAGGAATTACTGATTTGTATACGAAGCAAGCCATCCTGATTCCAAGCGGTTCCGCAAATATTCAAGGCAGCGAGGCTATTCATTCCTTCTGGGTTACCGTGCTCAATAGTGGGCTGACCGATCTGGCTCTGGAAAGCAAGGAAATACAGGCCGGCGGGGAAGATCAAGTGCGTGAAAGCGGAATTGCTCACTTGACCCTTCAGAATGGCGAGGAAGAAATTCATCCCACCTCCGGCTATGTGGTTTTGTGGAGATTTGAAGATGGGGCTTGGAAAATAGATATTGATATCATGTTCTAG
- a CDS encoding HD domain-containing protein gives MNAELSIPDSSLCTKATELVLELSPKFLFNHSVRTYRFGGLLAQREGMKVDPELFYLASILHDIGLTKRCDHGHSFEVDSADVADEFLTHHGYPRDKIDIVREAIVLHTSLLAEEKQPEIALVHFGAGFDVGAFHIKDLPSDKVQQILEAYPRLGFKKAFAEVWMSEAKRKPNMLADRVNKEIGFMDILSNAPFED, from the coding sequence ATGAATGCAGAACTCAGTATTCCTGACAGTTCCTTGTGCACAAAAGCGACGGAGCTCGTTCTGGAATTGTCCCCGAAATTTTTGTTCAATCATTCTGTAAGAACGTACCGCTTTGGAGGACTTCTGGCGCAAAGAGAAGGAATGAAGGTGGACCCGGAGCTATTCTATTTAGCTTCCATTTTGCACGATATCGGCCTGACGAAACGCTGTGACCATGGTCATTCCTTTGAGGTGGATAGTGCGGATGTGGCGGATGAGTTTCTTACACATCACGGCTATCCCAGGGACAAGATAGACATCGTCCGTGAAGCGATCGTTCTGCATACTTCTCTACTCGCGGAAGAAAAACAGCCTGAGATTGCTCTTGTTCACTTTGGCGCCGGGTTTGATGTTGGGGCATTCCATATTAAGGATCTCCCTTCCGACAAAGTACAGCAAATTCTTGAAGCGTATCCCCGTCTCGGATTTAAGAAGGCTTTTGCAGAGGTATGGATGTCTGAGGCCAAACGTAAACCCAATATGCTCGCTGACCGGGTGAACAAAGAAATCGGCTTTATGGATATATTGAGCAACGCTCCATTTGAAGATTAA
- a CDS encoding SpoIID/LytB domain-containing protein, protein MKKIGNILLTAILLSVFSFNLAFADEIYPHAGDDRPANGTGDTTPAFAGPASSKNNAVSPQSEPGTHLVTVFSEPSTIIVSIYNRDSTGKETTYIGNTTVDFETYVKDVLPNEWYESWGSDGQAALEAGALAVKTFGWFHVISWKKDPNHNANVSNGTNSQMYNKGSNQPNCNTAVNSMANYVIGKVTFGNGTATGTIVETPYRANQTTPGSIMGQYGTYTDAKNGLNAAQIVEKWYSNLGVDKWAKQVPVPN, encoded by the coding sequence TTGAAGAAAATTGGAAATATATTGCTGACTGCTATTTTATTATCTGTTTTTAGTTTTAATTTAGCCTTTGCAGATGAAATTTATCCCCATGCAGGGGATGATAGACCTGCTAATGGTACTGGAGATACGACGCCAGCTTTTGCTGGTCCAGCTAGTTCTAAAAATAATGCTGTTAGTCCACAATCTGAACCTGGTACTCATTTAGTAACTGTATTTAGTGAACCTAGCACTATAATAGTTTCAATTTATAACCGAGATTCAACAGGAAAAGAAACGACTTATATTGGAAATACAACAGTTGACTTTGAGACTTATGTAAAAGATGTCTTGCCAAACGAATGGTACGAATCGTGGGGGAGTGATGGACAAGCTGCTCTTGAGGCAGGAGCTTTAGCTGTTAAAACATTTGGCTGGTTTCATGTGATATCTTGGAAAAAAGATCCTAATCATAATGCGAATGTTTCAAATGGGACTAACTCTCAAATGTATAATAAGGGATCTAATCAACCAAATTGTAATACGGCAGTTAATAGTATGGCAAACTATGTAATTGGTAAAGTGACATTTGGTAATGGTACCGCAACTGGCACAATCGTGGAAACACCATATAGAGCAAATCAAACAACGCCCGGGTCAATAATGGGCCAATATGGAACCTATACTGACGCAAAAAATGGATTAAACGCAGCACAAATAGTTGAAAAATGGTATAGTAACCTTGGAGTTGATAAGTGGGCAAAACAGGTGCCTGTCCCTAATTAA
- a CDS encoding TetR/AcrR family transcriptional regulator — MRKGVETRENIIRKTAELLNVQGYHGLSISDIMRETGLQKGSIYNHFQNKDEVVLEAFDYAVDIVSTRFQEAIAGHTRAYDQLIAAIRVYEHVIEAPPFIGGCPVMNIAAESDDTHEALTEKAQKGLTAFVTFVSNILEYGMETGEFKPDIDKRRVANFIVTSIEGGVMISKLFHSNAHIQENNKLLIDFIMQNICK, encoded by the coding sequence ATGCGAAAAGGAGTAGAGACTCGGGAGAATATTATCCGAAAAACGGCCGAATTGCTCAACGTGCAGGGTTATCATGGATTATCCATTTCTGATATTATGCGTGAAACCGGTCTTCAAAAAGGAAGCATATATAACCATTTTCAAAATAAGGACGAAGTGGTTCTGGAAGCATTTGACTATGCGGTAGATATAGTAAGTACCCGTTTTCAGGAAGCGATAGCCGGACATACCCGCGCATATGATCAACTTATTGCTGCGATCCGGGTATATGAGCATGTCATAGAAGCGCCGCCCTTTATCGGAGGGTGCCCTGTCATGAACATCGCTGCTGAAAGTGATGATACCCATGAGGCATTAACGGAAAAAGCGCAGAAGGGGTTAACCGCATTCGTAACTTTTGTCTCCAATATATTGGAATACGGAATGGAAACAGGCGAATTTAAGCCGGATATCGATAAGAGAAGGGTCGCCAATTTTATCGTAACATCCATTGAAGGCGGAGTTATGATCAGTAAGCTCTTTCATTCCAACGCACATATTCAAGAGAACAACAAGCTGCTAATAGATTTTATCATGCAAAATATTTGTAAATGA